In Lacrimispora indolis DSM 755, a genomic segment contains:
- the murB gene encoding UDP-N-acetylmuramate dehydrogenase, whose protein sequence is MTGFYEKLLGAADKDHIKVGEEMRKHTSFRVGGPAACFVTPADENELAAVIVLCRREEVPFFILGNGSNLLVGDEGFEGVVISMDSFSGCQVDKETGIVKAGAGASLKRIALEAYKASLTGFEFAAGIPGTLGGAVVMNAGAYGSEMKEVLKSVKVLTTRGEVRELPVSELSLGYRTSCIIPKQYIVLEAKIRLRDGDEISIKNRMDELARRRKEKQPLEYPSAGSTFKRPEGHFAGKLIEEAGLRGFSLGGAQISEKHCGFVINKENATAADIRNLCEEVKKRVLKNSGVALEMEVKTLGKF, encoded by the coding sequence ATGACTGGATTTTATGAAAAACTTCTTGGTGCAGCCGATAAGGACCATATAAAAGTTGGGGAAGAGATGCGAAAGCATACCTCGTTCCGGGTGGGCGGCCCTGCCGCCTGCTTTGTAACTCCGGCGGATGAGAATGAGCTTGCTGCTGTTATTGTTCTCTGCCGAAGGGAAGAGGTGCCTTTTTTCATACTTGGCAATGGAAGCAATCTTTTAGTTGGGGATGAAGGCTTTGAAGGCGTGGTCATTTCCATGGATAGCTTTTCCGGGTGTCAGGTGGATAAGGAGACAGGGATCGTGAAGGCAGGAGCCGGAGCATCCTTAAAACGGATTGCGCTGGAAGCATATAAGGCTTCATTGACCGGCTTTGAATTTGCAGCCGGGATACCCGGCACCCTTGGGGGAGCTGTGGTGATGAATGCCGGAGCCTATGGTTCGGAGATGAAGGAGGTTTTAAAGTCTGTCAAAGTTTTGACAACCAGGGGAGAAGTACGGGAACTGCCTGTTTCTGAGCTTTCTCTGGGGTACCGGACCAGTTGTATTATACCAAAGCAGTATATTGTGCTGGAGGCTAAGATCCGCTTAAGAGATGGAGATGAGATTTCCATTAAGAACCGGATGGATGAGCTGGCGCGGAGAAGAAAAGAAAAACAGCCTTTGGAATATCCAAGCGCTGGAAGCACCTTTAAGAGGCCGGAAGGGCATTTTGCCGGCAAGCTTATAGAGGAGGCCGGATTAAGAGGGTTTTCTCTGGGCGGAGCCCAGATTTCGGAGAAGCACTGCGGATTTGTCATTAACAAGGAAAACGCTACTGCGGCTGACATCAGGAACCTGTGTGAAGAAGTGAAAAAAAGGGTGCTTAAGAATTCCGGCGTGGCCCTTGAGATGGAGGTAAAGACACTGGGGAAGTTTTAA
- the hprK gene encoding HPr(Ser) kinase/phosphatase, with the protein MHGVAITDLIKKMNFRNMTPEIDAEKIVLSHPDVNRPALQLAGFYDHFDNERVQVIGYVEQEYINQMNHDRKLEMYDRLLSSQIPCLVYSRSQAPDEDILAFCNHYGVPCLVSDKTTSDLMAEIIRWLKVKLAPCISIHGVLVDVFGEGVLIMGESGIGKSEAALELIKRGHRLVTDDVVEIRKVSDETLIGSAPEITRHFIELRGIGIIDVKTLFGVESVKDTQAIDMVIKLEDWDRDKEYDRMGIEDQYTEFLGNRVVCHSIPVRPGRNLAIIVESAAVNYRQKKMGYNAAQELYNRVQANLSRKQDD; encoded by the coding sequence ATGCATGGAGTAGCCATAACAGATTTGATTAAGAAGATGAATTTCCGGAATATGACTCCGGAGATTGATGCGGAAAAAATTGTGCTCAGCCATCCGGATGTAAACCGTCCGGCTTTGCAGCTGGCCGGCTTTTATGATCATTTTGACAACGAACGGGTGCAGGTCATCGGTTATGTGGAACAGGAATATATCAATCAGATGAATCATGACAGAAAGCTTGAGATGTACGACAGGCTTTTGTCCAGCCAGATCCCATGTCTGGTATACAGCCGCAGCCAGGCTCCTGATGAGGATATACTGGCATTCTGCAACCATTACGGCGTGCCGTGTCTTGTGTCTGATAAGACCACTTCTGATCTTATGGCGGAGATCATCCGCTGGCTTAAGGTGAAGCTGGCGCCCTGTATCAGCATTCACGGGGTTTTGGTCGACGTATTCGGTGAAGGCGTGCTGATCATGGGAGAGAGCGGCATCGGAAAAAGCGAGGCGGCTCTGGAGCTTATTAAAAGAGGTCACCGTCTTGTGACCGATGATGTAGTGGAAATCCGCAAGGTAAGTGATGAGACGCTCATTGGAAGCGCTCCGGAAATTACCAGGCATTTTATTGAATTAAGAGGCATCGGCATCATTGATGTCAAAACTCTGTTCGGTGTGGAGAGCGTAAAGGATACTCAGGCCATTGATATGGTGATCAAGCTGGAAGACTGGGATAGAGATAAGGAATATGACAGGATGGGAATCGAGGACCAGTATACGGAATTCCTGGGGAACCGGGTGGTATGTCATTCCATTCCGGTACGGCCGGGACGTAATCTGGCCATTATTGTTGAATCTGCTGCAGTCAATTACAGACAAAAGAAGATGGGGTACAACGCGGCTCAGGAATTATACAACCGCGTCCAGGCAAACCTTTCAAGAAAACAGGATGATTGA